One segment of Novipirellula artificiosorum DNA contains the following:
- a CDS encoding ATP-dependent Clp protease ATP-binding subunit → MYERFTDRARKVMQLANQEAQRFNHEYIGTEHILLGLVKEGSGVAANVLKNLEVDLRKIRLEVEKLVQSGPEMVTVGKLPQTPRAKKVIEYSMEEARNLNHSYVGTEHILLGLLREQEGVAAQVLMNLGLKLEDVREEVLNLLGHGLEGAEVGERGGRSGDGESGGSPSGKSGKSKTPALDSFGRDLTELAKKGELDPVIGREHEIERAIQILCRRTKNNPVLLGEAGVGKTAIVEGFAQQVISGEVPEILADKRIVVLDLAMMVAGTKYRGQFEERIKAVMTEVRRVKNTILFIDELHTLVGAGGAEGAIDAANVLKPALSRGEIQCIGATTLDEYRKYIEKDNALARRFQEIIVEPTGKKETIEILKGLRERYEEHHRVQFTDDAIVAAVEMSERYITARCLPDKAIDVIDEAGARVRLRTMTRPPDLKEIDEEVEKLNKEKEDAVANQDFEKAANLRDQAEKLRKKKDQITQEWREKSQQTDGIVDEEVIAEVVSKMTGIPLTRLSTEDSMRLMKMEEELHKRVVSQEQAVTAVAKAVRRSRSGLKDPKRPTGSFIFAGPTGVGKTLLAKALAEYMFGDADALVHIDMSEYMEKHNVSRLIGAPPGFVGYEEGGQLTEKIRRRPYAVVLFDEIEKAHPDVFNMLLQVMEEGRLTDSFGRNVDFRNTILIMTTNAGAEAIKNESAFGFQKPDGDASYDSMKSRVMDQIERVFRPEFLNRLDDTIIFRHLTAEDLKSVIDYELSKVRERLADRGLAIILTDDAKEFLVKKGSNLDYGARPLRRAIEQRIEDPLSEELLRGAFEGQDTIVIDAFKDENGKTTRLTFRGEKRGLPESSEEAVGAGVGEGESNDKDS, encoded by the coding sequence ATGTACGAACGATTTACCGACCGTGCCCGAAAAGTCATGCAATTGGCCAATCAGGAAGCTCAACGGTTTAACCACGAATACATCGGCACCGAACACATCCTGCTCGGCCTTGTCAAAGAGGGGAGTGGCGTGGCCGCGAACGTCCTCAAAAATTTGGAGGTTGATTTGCGGAAGATTCGGCTCGAAGTCGAAAAACTGGTTCAAAGCGGGCCCGAAATGGTCACGGTAGGCAAGTTGCCACAAACGCCGCGGGCGAAGAAGGTCATCGAGTATTCGATGGAAGAAGCTCGCAATTTGAATCATAGCTACGTCGGTACGGAGCATATTTTGCTTGGTTTGCTGCGAGAACAGGAGGGCGTTGCGGCTCAAGTCTTGATGAACCTGGGTTTAAAGCTTGAGGATGTGCGTGAGGAGGTCTTGAACTTGCTTGGGCACGGGCTCGAAGGTGCCGAAGTCGGTGAGCGAGGCGGGCGCAGTGGCGATGGCGAGAGCGGCGGCAGCCCCTCAGGCAAGAGTGGCAAGAGCAAGACGCCTGCTCTCGACAGCTTTGGCCGCGACTTGACCGAGTTGGCAAAGAAGGGCGAGCTGGATCCAGTGATTGGCCGCGAACACGAAATCGAACGCGCCATTCAGATCCTCTGTCGCCGAACCAAGAACAACCCCGTTCTGTTGGGTGAGGCAGGCGTGGGAAAAACGGCGATCGTTGAAGGCTTTGCACAGCAAGTCATTTCGGGCGAAGTCCCCGAAATTCTCGCCGACAAGCGTATCGTCGTTTTGGACCTCGCCATGATGGTCGCGGGCACCAAGTACCGTGGTCAATTCGAAGAACGCATCAAGGCCGTTATGACCGAGGTGCGGCGAGTGAAAAACACCATTCTGTTTATCGACGAACTGCACACGCTCGTTGGCGCCGGAGGGGCAGAAGGAGCGATCGATGCGGCCAACGTACTGAAACCTGCCCTGTCACGTGGTGAGATTCAATGTATCGGTGCAACCACACTGGACGAGTACCGCAAGTACATCGAGAAAGACAACGCCTTGGCACGTCGTTTCCAAGAGATCATCGTCGAGCCAACCGGCAAGAAAGAAACGATCGAAATCTTGAAGGGTCTTCGTGAACGCTACGAAGAACACCATCGCGTTCAGTTCACGGACGACGCGATCGTTGCTGCGGTCGAGATGAGCGAACGTTACATCACCGCTCGCTGCTTGCCCGACAAGGCAATCGATGTGATCGACGAGGCCGGGGCTCGGGTTCGACTTCGCACCATGACTCGTCCACCCGATTTGAAAGAAATCGACGAGGAAGTGGAAAAGCTGAATAAGGAAAAAGAAGACGCGGTTGCAAACCAAGACTTCGAAAAAGCAGCCAACCTTCGTGATCAGGCCGAAAAGCTTCGCAAGAAGAAAGACCAAATCACGCAAGAATGGCGAGAGAAGAGCCAGCAAACCGATGGCATCGTCGACGAGGAAGTCATTGCGGAAGTGGTCAGCAAAATGACGGGCATTCCGCTCACGCGACTGTCGACCGAAGACAGCATGCGGTTGATGAAGATGGAAGAAGAGCTGCACAAGCGAGTCGTCAGCCAAGAACAAGCCGTCACGGCCGTGGCGAAGGCGGTTCGCCGCAGTCGCAGCGGTTTGAAAGATCCGAAACGACCGACCGGATCGTTCATCTTCGCAGGCCCGACGGGCGTCGGCAAAACGTTACTTGCCAAAGCACTGGCGGAATACATGTTCGGCGACGCCGACGCATTGGTGCATATCGACATGAGCGAGTACATGGAAAAGCACAACGTCAGCCGGCTGATCGGTGCACCTCCCGGGTTCGTTGGTTACGAGGAAGGGGGCCAATTGACCGAGAAGATTCGCCGCCGACCGTATGCGGTGGTTCTGTTCGATGAAATCGAAAAGGCCCATCCCGACGTCTTCAACATGCTGCTTCAAGTCATGGAAGAGGGACGGTTGACCGATTCGTTCGGACGCAACGTCGATTTCCGAAACACGATCTTGATCATGACCACCAACGCGGGGGCCGAGGCGATCAAGAACGAATCGGCATTCGGTTTCCAAAAACCGGATGGCGACGCCAGCTATGACTCGATGAAAAGCCGAGTGATGGACCAGATCGAACGCGTTTTCCGCCCCGAGTTCTTGAACCGGTTGGACGACACGATCATCTTCCGTCATCTGACCGCCGAAGATCTGAAGTCGGTGATCGATTACGAATTATCGAAGGTTCGCGAGCGTTTGGCCGATCGCGGCTTGGCCATCATCTTGACCGACGACGCGAAAGAGTTCTTGGTCAAAAAGGGCAGCAACCTCGATTATGGGGCACGCCCGCTGCGTCGAGCGATCGAGCAGCGAATCGAAGACCCGCTCAGCGAAGAATTGCTACGCGGCGCGTTCGAAGGTCAAGACACCATCGTGATCGATGCCTTCAAGGACGAAAACGGCAAGACAACGCGTCTGACGTTCCGAGGCGAGAAGCGTGGTCTGCCCGAGTCCTCCGAAGAGGCAGTGGGCGCCGGCGTTGGCGAAGGCGAATCGAACGACAAAGATTCGTAG
- a CDS encoding tetratricopeptide repeat protein: MGSSFYLSCLWPGLPEIWWRGRLKSLPLAVGFAIALNLFLITGWVFPRWISGGLFWMGSLVGLVVWGYYVVRGIRELPELIHPRQVSEEPDRFTEAHLAYLQADWRSCEKLLTGVLAIEPRDPPSLIMLSAVYRHQSRLADAETLLGEIGRLEVADAWWVEIATERRRLQRAIATKQEEQQGGVAAESGSSNEPVTAADMTEATKQVA, from the coding sequence ATGGGTTCGAGCTTCTATCTATCGTGTTTGTGGCCCGGATTGCCCGAAATCTGGTGGCGGGGCCGATTGAAGTCACTGCCGCTGGCGGTGGGGTTCGCGATTGCGCTCAACCTCTTCCTGATCACGGGCTGGGTCTTTCCCCGTTGGATCTCTGGAGGATTGTTCTGGATGGGCTCGTTGGTCGGACTGGTCGTGTGGGGTTACTACGTCGTCCGCGGAATCCGTGAATTGCCCGAATTGATCCATCCACGCCAGGTCAGTGAAGAGCCGGACCGATTTACCGAGGCTCACTTGGCTTACTTGCAGGCGGATTGGCGAAGCTGCGAAAAATTGCTGACGGGAGTGCTAGCAATTGAACCTCGTGACCCACCCTCCTTGATCATGTTGTCAGCGGTCTACCGACATCAATCGCGGCTCGCAGACGCAGAGACGTTGCTCGGTGAGATCGGTCGATTGGAAGTTGCCGACGCATGGTGGGTCGAAATTGCGACCGAGCGTCGACGGTTACAGCGTGCAATCGCTACAAAACAAGAGGAACAGCAGGGCGGCGTGGCTGCCGAAAGCGGCTCCTCCAACGAACCTGTCACCGCTGCCGATATGACAGAGGCGACGAAGCAAGTGGCGTAG
- a CDS encoding Gfo/Idh/MocA family protein encodes MKVTPSRRSFLQTLGLGIAAGTSGSLSAQQNATIPGFEETEPTTTPSKAWQPVSNRKIRMGIVGYGVCRFGAAFGFQDHPNVEVVAVSDLIPQRCAELAKACRCDKTYPSLEELVKDDTIEAVFCATDAPSHTKHCIEILKHGKHVACAVPAVFGSLEEADELFAAVKSSGQKYMMFETSCFHEDLYAMRQIYNAGGFGKLIYCEGEYYHDSIEQIDSYKGWRIGLPPQWYPTHSNAYYVGVTGNSFTEVSCMGIPSTREAFQPQNNRYRNPLGTEVALFRTNEGGMARMAVSWDTPGYGGEKGRVRGEKGSLEGQYQGLEKALPDLARPPLPPGVSAGGHGGSHGHLTEEFVTAILKNRKPLVDITSALNMTVAGVVAHQSALKDGELMKIPQFSH; translated from the coding sequence ATGAAGGTCACTCCCTCCCGACGTTCTTTCTTACAAACCCTTGGCCTCGGTATCGCTGCGGGTACCAGCGGATCCCTCAGCGCCCAACAAAACGCGACGATCCCGGGATTTGAAGAGACCGAGCCAACGACGACGCCGTCGAAAGCATGGCAACCCGTATCGAACCGGAAGATCCGAATGGGAATCGTCGGTTACGGCGTGTGTCGTTTTGGTGCAGCCTTTGGATTTCAAGATCATCCCAATGTCGAAGTGGTCGCCGTGAGCGATTTGATTCCGCAGCGGTGTGCCGAACTGGCGAAGGCTTGTCGCTGCGACAAGACCTATCCGTCGCTTGAGGAGTTGGTCAAGGACGATACGATTGAAGCGGTCTTCTGTGCGACCGATGCTCCCAGCCACACAAAGCATTGCATCGAAATTCTCAAGCACGGTAAGCATGTCGCCTGTGCGGTGCCCGCTGTGTTCGGTTCACTCGAAGAGGCGGACGAGTTGTTCGCCGCCGTCAAATCATCGGGCCAAAAATACATGATGTTTGAAACATCGTGTTTTCACGAGGATCTTTATGCCATGCGACAGATCTACAATGCCGGTGGGTTTGGGAAACTCATTTATTGTGAAGGCGAATACTATCACGATTCCATCGAACAGATCGACTCTTACAAAGGGTGGCGAATCGGGTTGCCACCACAATGGTACCCAACCCACTCGAATGCCTATTACGTCGGCGTTACCGGCAACAGCTTTACGGAGGTTTCTTGTATGGGGATTCCCAGTACTCGCGAAGCCTTTCAACCCCAAAATAATCGCTACCGAAATCCACTGGGCACCGAGGTCGCTTTGTTCCGCACCAACGAGGGCGGTATGGCACGGATGGCCGTCAGCTGGGATACACCCGGTTACGGTGGAGAAAAAGGCCGAGTACGGGGAGAGAAAGGGTCATTGGAAGGGCAGTACCAAGGACTGGAAAAAGCACTTCCCGATTTGGCCAGACCACCGCTGCCCCCAGGCGTTTCGGCGGGGGGACACGGTGGATCACACGGACACCTGACCGAAGAATTTGTTACGGCGATTCTCAAAAACAGAAAACCCTTGGTCGATATCACAAGTGCTTTGAACATGACCGTTGCCGGCGTGGTCGCACACCAATCGGCTTTGAAAGACGGCGAATTGATGAAGATTCCGCAGTTCTCCCATTAG
- a CDS encoding DUF6298 domain-containing protein — protein MPHFHLRLLASTLAWILTLTVPLLGLFAADPIKPYENNPRYWQYQGKPILLLGGSNTDHLFLMDDLEMHLDEMHAVGANYVRNTMSQREGKELKPHQLLPDGKFNLDQWNQAYWDRFEKMLRWTAERGIIVQIEVWDRFDFSVDHWETSPWNPGNNTNYTYEQIGFAVHYPKHPSQDAQPFFHTIKGMPRYDTKLEQVRAHQEAFVAKMLSYSLAHHHVLYCMDNETSTPAAWGQYWIEFIKAKAAEKGVFVCTTDMFDDAFEAEKAKHTPLIFEDPKHYMFADISQVNSRNFDDTHWERLQWLLKQVNRHPRPSNHTKIYGSGYMSFGTGGPEDGVERFWRNLLGGSASVRFHRPDAGNGLNDFAKGSIKAARLLESQIKLWNVSPRMDLLSNREPNEAFVAAKEGQSYALYFTHGGSVGLDLSNAKGTFEVTWISVAMGITTQTSAAGGYRPMKKTIQGGGVATLTAPYKGGWVVAIVKK, from the coding sequence ATGCCCCACTTCCACCTCCGACTTCTGGCCAGCACGCTGGCCTGGATCTTGACGCTCACCGTCCCACTGCTCGGCTTGTTTGCGGCCGATCCGATCAAACCCTACGAAAACAACCCTCGCTATTGGCAGTACCAAGGCAAACCCATTCTGTTGCTGGGCGGAAGCAACACGGACCATCTCTTTTTGATGGACGACCTGGAAATGCACCTCGACGAGATGCATGCGGTTGGAGCCAACTACGTCCGAAACACGATGAGCCAGCGTGAGGGTAAGGAACTCAAGCCGCATCAGTTACTTCCCGATGGCAAGTTCAACCTCGATCAATGGAACCAAGCATACTGGGACCGTTTTGAGAAGATGCTGAGGTGGACCGCCGAACGCGGCATTATCGTGCAGATCGAGGTCTGGGATCGTTTCGATTTTTCGGTGGACCATTGGGAGACCAGCCCCTGGAATCCGGGGAACAACACCAACTACACCTATGAGCAAATCGGTTTCGCCGTCCATTATCCAAAGCACCCCAGCCAAGACGCACAGCCCTTTTTCCACACCATCAAAGGAATGCCGCGGTATGACACCAAGCTCGAACAAGTTCGGGCGCATCAAGAGGCTTTCGTGGCCAAAATGTTGTCCTATAGCCTTGCCCATCACCATGTCCTTTATTGCATGGACAACGAAACATCCACGCCTGCTGCGTGGGGGCAATACTGGATTGAGTTCATCAAAGCCAAGGCGGCTGAAAAGGGGGTGTTCGTTTGCACAACGGATATGTTCGACGACGCATTTGAAGCCGAAAAGGCGAAGCATACTCCGCTCATCTTCGAAGACCCGAAGCACTACATGTTTGCGGACATCTCGCAGGTGAACAGCCGGAATTTCGATGATACCCATTGGGAAAGGTTGCAATGGCTTCTGAAGCAAGTGAATCGGCACCCCCGCCCGAGCAACCACACGAAAATCTATGGCAGTGGCTACATGAGCTTTGGAACGGGTGGGCCAGAGGATGGTGTCGAACGCTTTTGGCGCAATCTTCTCGGCGGCTCGGCAAGCGTTCGGTTTCACCGACCTGATGCTGGCAACGGACTGAATGACTTTGCCAAAGGGAGTATCAAAGCCGCACGTCTACTTGAGAGCCAAATCAAGCTTTGGAATGTTTCGCCACGGATGGACCTGCTATCGAATCGCGAGCCCAACGAGGCCTTCGTTGCGGCGAAAGAGGGGCAGAGTTATGCACTCTACTTTACCCATGGTGGGTCCGTAGGACTTGATCTGTCGAACGCAAAAGGGACCTTCGAGGTGACGTGGATCAGTGTCGCGATGGGGATCACGACACAGACGTCCGCTGCGGGAGGCTACCGCCCAATGAAAAAGACGATTCAGGGCGGTGGTGTCGCCACCCTGACCGCACCCTATAAAGGCGGTTGGGTCGTTGCGATCGTGAAGAAATGA
- a CDS encoding diadenylate cyclase: MATQRLTKHNAAMIRAAIALLKDRGADAMLMLLDGSTDWKRIAEMAQPLEKPIIVAVDSPEDLEGASEAGLKPLALNKEKAPLLERLQHALLESAADEYIRTNGEVIALYSGFQQGRLDSISHLQIDERMRQLTVRDLQSIESRVPLKTIKAVIDLAAQIGREGREGKPVGTLFVVGDTRRVLEHANDSGVDPFRGYNRKQRNLLDKKVQEDAKEVAQLDGAFIINSDGVIEKSRQMLEVSHEDLTMSKGLGARHWAAAAISQKTKAISVVVSQSTGTVRLYQNGLLVMRIEPMDKNVKWQEFNFEPPTKSPPEA, encoded by the coding sequence ATGGCGACCCAACGCCTCACCAAACACAACGCTGCGATGATTCGCGCGGCCATCGCTCTATTGAAAGATCGAGGTGCCGACGCGATGTTGATGTTGTTGGATGGTTCGACGGATTGGAAGCGGATTGCCGAGATGGCGCAGCCGCTTGAAAAGCCGATCATCGTCGCGGTCGATTCGCCAGAAGACCTCGAGGGGGCATCGGAGGCCGGTCTAAAACCACTCGCACTGAACAAGGAAAAGGCTCCATTGTTGGAGCGTCTGCAGCACGCACTGCTCGAGTCCGCTGCGGACGAGTACATTCGCACCAATGGCGAAGTGATCGCGCTTTACAGCGGTTTCCAGCAGGGACGCCTCGATTCCATCAGCCATCTGCAAATTGATGAGCGGATGCGCCAATTGACCGTCCGCGACCTGCAATCGATTGAGAGCCGTGTGCCGCTGAAGACGATCAAAGCGGTGATCGATCTGGCCGCTCAAATCGGCCGGGAAGGTCGCGAAGGGAAACCCGTCGGAACACTGTTCGTCGTGGGGGATACTCGGCGTGTCCTGGAACATGCCAACGACAGCGGTGTGGATCCCTTCCGGGGTTACAACCGCAAACAGCGAAACTTGCTCGATAAGAAGGTCCAAGAAGACGCCAAGGAAGTCGCTCAATTGGATGGAGCCTTTATCATCAACAGTGACGGTGTGATCGAGAAGAGCCGCCAGATGTTGGAGGTCTCGCACGAAGATCTGACGATGAGCAAGGGGCTTGGGGCAAGACACTGGGCCGCCGCCGCAATCAGCCAAAAGACCAAGGCCATTTCGGTCGTTGTGAGCCAATCGACCGGAACGGTGCGACTGTATCAGAATGGGTTGCTGGTGATGCGAATCGAGCCGATGGATAAGAACGTCAAATGGCAAGAATTCAATTTTGAGCCACCCACGAAGAGTCCGCCGGAGGCTTAG
- a CDS encoding ATP-binding protein, protein MISAIQKASITVVISRGQSRNPDKRAMEQAIAEAATKIDGVDCIVLPHLYDLPKSSDSYRQLSEIDGDLIVFSWIYSRAAHWVLDRNGIQGQVGEVLLEETEDDDQALPSESYQGEPDADVVDRVSHLYPRPNRSIHCVDLKLADEATTFLNEMQRIIRLAKASEDSQGSAGQLPIVGGQLIEVNETTSRRWYPVIDFDRCTNCMECIDFCLFGVYGVDGVESILVEQPDNCRKGCPACSRVCPENAIIFPQHKAPAIAGAEVDGEEGFKIDLSQLFGAPSGSDDPIATAARERDEQLLLTGRDAVGLDEKLKKRQADQASKPKDPLDQLIDSLDDFDL, encoded by the coding sequence ATGATTTCAGCCATTCAAAAAGCATCGATCACCGTTGTCATTTCGCGCGGGCAATCTCGCAATCCGGACAAGCGTGCGATGGAGCAAGCGATCGCAGAAGCAGCGACGAAAATCGACGGTGTCGACTGTATCGTGCTGCCTCATCTTTATGACCTTCCCAAATCCAGCGACTCGTATCGCCAGCTGTCAGAGATCGATGGCGATCTGATTGTCTTTTCGTGGATTTACTCGCGCGCGGCTCACTGGGTTCTCGATCGAAATGGCATCCAAGGACAAGTCGGTGAAGTCTTGCTTGAGGAGACCGAGGACGACGATCAGGCTTTGCCCAGCGAGTCCTATCAGGGGGAACCTGATGCAGACGTAGTAGATCGCGTAAGTCACCTTTATCCACGCCCCAATCGATCGATTCACTGTGTGGATTTGAAACTCGCCGACGAGGCGACAACGTTCCTCAACGAAATGCAACGGATCATCCGACTCGCAAAAGCATCCGAAGATTCGCAAGGTTCGGCGGGACAGTTGCCCATCGTGGGGGGACAGTTGATCGAAGTCAATGAAACGACGTCGCGGCGTTGGTACCCGGTGATTGACTTTGATCGCTGCACGAATTGCATGGAGTGCATCGACTTCTGTTTGTTCGGCGTCTACGGCGTGGATGGCGTTGAGAGTATCTTGGTGGAACAACCTGACAACTGTCGAAAAGGTTGTCCGGCATGCAGTCGAGTGTGTCCCGAGAACGCGATCATTTTTCCACAACACAAAGCACCTGCAATCGCAGGTGCCGAAGTGGACGGCGAAGAAGGATTCAAGATCGACCTTTCACAATTGTTTGGCGCACCGAGTGGAAGCGACGATCCTATTGCAACGGCTGCTCGCGAGAGGGATGAGCAACTGCTTCTGACGGGCCGTGACGCGGTTGGTCTAGATGAGAAATTAAAGAAACGACAAGCCGATCAAGCCAGCAAGCCAAAGGATCCGTTGGATCAATTGATCGATTCACTTGACGATTTCGACCTTTAG
- the purL gene encoding phosphoribosylformylglycinamidine synthase subunit PurL → MPLWQIDIYPADGQTDREALRTQEEIHELGLHDSLKVDFARGFLVQGDFAHDQAIQLAETLLADSVTERSVVAIAGQDALNEPPGENMTLVNVLPKPGVMDPVAASTIAAARDIGFDVHAVRTLRKYWLSDVDDAMLDSICRRALSNDSIEQVVVGPLEMDQLDVGQPHAFQRVTVPILELEGEQLEKLSRDGQLYLTLVEMETIRDHFISIGRDPTDIELETIAQTWSEHCSHKTLAGRIHYRGPGADGTPEADERQYDNMLKETIFAATQSIRKSLGEDDWCVSVFKDNAGVVTFDDEFHVCFKVETHNHPSALEPYGGANTGLGGVIRDPMGTGMGAKPVCNTDVFCFAPPDTDPRTLPPGVLHPRRVMKGVVSGVRDYGNRMGIPTVNGAVYFDPRYLGNPLVYCGNVGMIPIGMEEKEVMPDDLIVAIGGRTGRDGIHGATFSSAELTSESESLSGGAVQIGNAITEKMVLDVLMQARDRGLYNAVTDCGAGGFSSAVGEMGEKIGAEVWLEKAPLKYDGLTYTEIWISEAQERMVVSVPPESWDELRELCESEGVEAAILGRFAPTGRLQLTYQGHVVGDVSMSFLHDGRPPIIRDAVYHPRPTEAACLPSLDAEGHADVLLKVMGSLNVASKHWIIRQYDHEVQGGSVVKPLVGPQCDGPSDAAVVKPRLQSRRGLVMSCGMNPHYGDFDTYHMATSAIDEAIRNAVAVGADPRQIAILDNFCWGYTDRSETLGSLVRAAIACQDMAMTLGTPFVSGKDSLNNEFSYSDSDGKRQTIAIPPSLLISAMGQIDDVGHAVTMDAKQAGNAVFLIGETKSELGGSHLLLELGISGGQVPTVDQPLAKITFDAMYQAIKNRWVRSCHDLSEGGLAVAATEMAMAGGLGMTLELELFADSGLSATEILFSESNTRFLCEVTPENATAFERHFSESGVTARRLGTIESIENLVVRSADQTLLNVELKTAKQAWLEPLNW, encoded by the coding sequence ATGCCGCTTTGGCAGATTGATATTTACCCTGCGGACGGACAAACCGACCGTGAAGCTCTGCGGACCCAAGAAGAGATTCATGAGCTTGGGCTGCACGATTCACTGAAGGTTGATTTTGCTCGCGGATTTTTGGTCCAAGGCGACTTTGCTCACGATCAAGCAATCCAGTTGGCCGAAACCTTGTTGGCCGATAGCGTCACCGAGCGATCGGTGGTCGCGATTGCCGGTCAAGACGCACTCAACGAGCCCCCAGGCGAAAACATGACGCTCGTTAATGTGTTGCCGAAACCGGGAGTGATGGATCCTGTTGCTGCCAGTACGATTGCGGCAGCCCGCGATATCGGTTTTGACGTTCACGCGGTGCGGACTCTTCGCAAGTATTGGCTGAGTGACGTTGACGATGCCATGCTTGATTCGATCTGCCGTCGCGCCCTCTCGAATGACTCGATCGAGCAAGTCGTCGTGGGTCCGCTCGAAATGGACCAACTCGACGTGGGCCAACCCCACGCGTTTCAACGGGTGACCGTTCCAATCCTTGAACTCGAGGGAGAGCAACTCGAAAAGCTCTCGCGTGATGGGCAGCTTTACCTCACGCTTGTCGAAATGGAGACGATTCGTGACCACTTTATCTCGATCGGACGTGATCCAACGGATATCGAACTGGAAACGATTGCCCAGACTTGGTCTGAGCACTGCAGTCACAAGACGTTGGCAGGGCGAATCCACTACCGTGGCCCTGGCGCTGACGGCACTCCCGAAGCCGATGAGCGTCAATATGACAACATGCTGAAGGAAACGATCTTCGCGGCGACGCAGTCGATTCGCAAATCGCTTGGTGAAGACGATTGGTGCGTCAGCGTCTTTAAGGACAATGCGGGTGTCGTGACGTTCGACGACGAATTTCACGTCTGCTTTAAAGTGGAAACACACAATCACCCGTCTGCACTGGAGCCCTATGGCGGTGCGAATACCGGGCTTGGCGGCGTGATCCGCGACCCGATGGGAACGGGGATGGGAGCCAAGCCCGTTTGCAATACCGACGTGTTCTGCTTCGCGCCGCCAGACACCGACCCCAGAACCTTGCCGCCGGGAGTCCTGCATCCCCGTCGTGTGATGAAGGGTGTGGTATCGGGGGTGCGAGATTACGGGAATCGGATGGGCATCCCCACGGTCAACGGCGCGGTCTATTTCGACCCGCGGTACCTCGGCAATCCGCTCGTCTATTGCGGCAACGTGGGAATGATTCCCATCGGCATGGAAGAGAAGGAAGTCATGCCCGACGATTTGATTGTCGCGATTGGTGGACGCACGGGGCGTGATGGGATTCATGGCGCGACCTTTAGCTCGGCCGAACTCACCAGCGAGTCCGAGTCGCTTTCGGGCGGCGCCGTTCAAATCGGTAACGCCATCACGGAAAAGATGGTCCTTGATGTATTGATGCAAGCCCGTGACCGTGGTTTGTACAACGCGGTGACCGATTGCGGCGCCGGTGGTTTTTCGAGCGCCGTAGGGGAGATGGGGGAAAAGATCGGTGCGGAAGTGTGGCTGGAGAAGGCACCGCTGAAGTACGACGGTTTGACCTACACGGAAATTTGGATCTCGGAGGCGCAAGAGCGAATGGTCGTTTCCGTGCCGCCGGAATCGTGGGATGAGCTACGCGAGCTTTGTGAAAGTGAGGGAGTCGAAGCAGCAATCCTCGGTCGATTCGCACCCACCGGAAGGCTGCAACTGACCTATCAGGGTCACGTTGTCGGCGATGTTTCGATGTCGTTTCTGCACGATGGACGCCCGCCGATCATCCGCGATGCCGTCTACCATCCACGGCCAACCGAAGCGGCCTGTTTGCCTTCGCTTGATGCGGAGGGACATGCCGACGTACTGCTCAAGGTCATGGGCAGTCTGAACGTCGCCAGCAAACATTGGATCATTCGCCAATACGATCACGAGGTCCAAGGCGGCAGCGTCGTCAAACCACTGGTCGGTCCACAATGTGATGGGCCCAGTGATGCTGCGGTCGTGAAACCGCGACTGCAAAGTCGTCGAGGCTTGGTGATGTCGTGTGGGATGAACCCGCATTACGGTGACTTTGATACCTACCATATGGCGACGTCGGCGATCGACGAAGCGATTCGCAACGCGGTTGCTGTCGGAGCCGATCCCCGTCAAATTGCGATTCTCGACAATTTCTGCTGGGGCTACACGGATCGCTCGGAAACACTCGGCTCGCTGGTACGTGCGGCGATAGCATGTCAAGACATGGCGATGACCCTCGGCACCCCCTTCGTCAGCGGTAAAGATAGTTTGAACAACGAGTTCAGCTACAGCGACAGTGATGGAAAACGGCAGACGATCGCGATTCCTCCTAGTTTGCTGATCAGCGCCATGGGGCAAATCGACGATGTTGGCCATGCGGTGACGATGGACGCCAAGCAAGCCGGCAATGCTGTCTTCCTGATTGGTGAAACCAAGTCCGAACTGGGGGGGTCGCACTTGCTGTTGGAACTCGGGATTTCGGGCGGGCAAGTTCCAACCGTGGATCAGCCGCTGGCCAAGATAACATTCGATGCGATGTACCAAGCAATCAAGAATCGATGGGTCCGCTCGTGCCACGATCTGAGTGAAGGTGGCTTGGCGGTTGCCGCGACAGAAATGGCGATGGCGGGTGGACTGGGCATGACCTTGGAACTGGAGTTGTTTGCCGATTCCGGTTTGTCCGCGACCGAGATCCTGTTCAGCGAATCGAACACCCGATTCTTGTGTGAAGTCACCCCCGAAAATGCCACCGCTTTTGAAAGGCATTTTTCAGAATCGGGTGTGACGGCCCGCCGCCTAGGTACAATAGAATCCATCGAAAACCTCGTGGTGCGTTCGGCGGATCAAACCTTGCTGAACGTGGAGCTGAAAACGGCAAAACAAGCATGGCTTGAACCGCTCAACTGGTAG